CATCTGGGCATCTAAAACCAACTATTTCATGTGGTTTTGCATCAATCTTACAAACAATATCATTTACTTCATTATAACTTAAACTGCTAATATCAACACcttttgtaaatatgtCAGAGTCCTCTTTTTTAAAGTCACATCCATTAATGTGTGGCACTACTGGCACTACGATTTTAACGAGACCTAAATTTTTTGTCTCACTGGGACTAattgatttattatttgtggCATTATCTCGATAATCACAGTAGCAATATATTACTTTATTTGAATCAGTATTTGGTGGTACTCTCATTGACACGATATTATTGCCAGTTTTTGGATCAACTGTAAAAGTTATATTTACAGCACCGGGTAATACGtcagttatttttttggcGGAAGTTGTATTTGCGCCATCGTATACTTCTTCAAAACAATTTTCTGGGTAGagtttataatttatagtTTTTGACCCACATACTATACTAATTATATCAAACAATCTTGGTGTTAATAGACATTGACTAATTATATCATGATTTTCAGAGTCTGATTTTgctttataattttcattaaaatcACATTGATGTTCAAGTCCTTTGATTCCATACACTAAGCAGGAGAGCAAAGTGTATATTagaatgttttttttgatttgcACCatcttatataaaaaatgatgaatttaatttagatttattattattttattttatatttctatattttaatttttgttgtattttttgatCGATTTCCTactattttgttttgttatatttttacgctattttatttttattaattttttatgaatgcACTGTGGGCATATtaagatattttttttaactttgataaaaaacacaatattttctcttttttatatatttatttcgaaaataattttccaattattttcaaatataacGGTGCACTTATATTTGCATATAATTTGTGCGCATATACAGGAAAAGTTGTATAAAATACTTTTAATACAGATTTAGACAACACAAAATTAATAcgtaaaaattaatacgTAAAATCAATATTTTAGTATGTACTTTATAATTtgcatttattttctaaacttcagaaaatataaaagcaaaaaaaagttatttaGCTAGTtatgattaaaaaaaaatgttagtaaaaattataaacaaataaaatagcaaCACTCAATAACaaaatggatatattttcaaatatacacatttatGCAAATAGGCAAAATATGGtaaatggaaatattttccatctttttatatgtgtgtttatatatatgatattaaaataatggcAATGAGGATTAAATAAGTTACAtgtaaattaaaagaataaGACTCATAATTGgaaaatgtaatatttGCAATAAGGGGTAATGaattatcatcattattttttatacaatgaCATGAAAAACTTTGAGGGTTTTCATTTGgatttaaaacaaatgatgcaaaagatatatttttttttttttcaatatgtAATTTAACATCAtgtttaattatttcattaatttttacaactttgtcttcaaataaaacattCTCAAAACAATTTTCCGGGTATATTTCATATCCTTCTGGACATGCTAAACCAAGATATACTTCTTTATTATCAACTACTGTATTAcaaactatatttttatttgaagtTACAACTTGTTTGTCATAATAATGTGCAAACCCACTCTTACcat
The nucleotide sequence above comes from Plasmodium vinckei vinckei genome assembly, chromosome: PVVCY_01. Encoded proteins:
- a CDS encoding 6-cysteine protein, whose protein sequence is MVQIKKNILIYTLLSCLVYGIKGLEHQCDFNENYKAKSDSENHDIISQCLLTPRLFDIISIVCGSKTINYKLYPENCFEEVYDGANTTSAKKITDVLPGAVNITFTVDPKTGNNIVSMRVPPNTDSNKVIYCYCDYRDNATNNKSISPSETKNLGLVKIVVPVVPHINGCDFKKEDSDIFTKGVDISSLSYNEVNDIVCKIDAKPHEIVGFRCPDDYEVSPPDCFVNAYNLEGKMEYIKKRIQLSSLIMDNHKKTFYSKVPTHGYGKPSFFCMCVKDNKKLIVHFNFALSTPPSYWSSYTNKFFMKSNSGYYGKTASILIVVFFIVSYFML